The Hypomesus transpacificus isolate Combined female chromosome 2, fHypTra1, whole genome shotgun sequence genome window below encodes:
- the capn7 gene encoding LOW QUALITY PROTEIN: calpain-7 (The sequence of the model RefSeq protein was modified relative to this genomic sequence to represent the inferred CDS: deleted 1 base in 1 codon), with protein MDSTELEHDAVKFAKTAVTYDQNGKYNEAVFYYKEAAQALIYAGMAGSKLESIQEKVNEYLNRVQALHNAVQAQSSDPLKSKQQVDLERAHFLVTQAFEEDEKGNGDEAIELYTQAVELCIQTSNDTSDQGLQNKLKQLARQALDRAEGLKESQSRAAQDKPGPSGAKPGGGGGPVRQFFPLGPDFSLSDRPQPVRAVQSSEPQGQRYTAEEIEVLRSTSKINGIAFVPFMSVDLKERFAFPVPFSDKTGKLALSPKQKAIFSRWVRPDEICNNPTMILSVSSFSIKQTVVSDCSFVASLAISAAYERRYSKKLITSIIFPQNRKGEPEYNPCGKYMVKLHINGVPRKVIIDDFLPVDRNGELLCSYSSNRNELWVSLIEKAYMKVMGGYDFPGSNSNIDLHALTGWIPERIAMHSDNQSFSEKDSFRMLYQRFHRGDVLVTTATGVMTEEEGEKRGLVPTHAYAVLDIREHKGMRFLQLKNPWSHLRWKGRFSERDEKNWTPELLKYLNFDPKTAQKFDNGVLWITWQDLCQYYDVIYLSWNPALFKESSCIHSSWDGKQGPVKDAYSLANNPQYRLEVQCPAGGAAVWVLLTRHITDKDDFAQNKEFITLVVYKTDGKKVYYPADPPPYIDGIRINSPHYLTKIKLTSAGTHTFTLVVSQYEKQNTINYTLRVYSGCKFSFSKIPTPFTHTKRINGQWKGASAGGCGNYKDSYTHNPIYQLNLERPGPLLIELRGSRQYSVGFEVQTVSTVAEAGPGGLQKRSSGDYRCGFCYMEVDQVPAGIYNVTPTTFLPKQEGPFFLDFSSAIPLKVSQLQ; from the exons ATGGATTCCACAGAACTGGAGCACGATGCAGTGAAGTTTGCCAAAACTGCTGTCACCTACGACCAGAATGGAAAATACAACGAAGCTGTCTTTTACTATAAG GAAGCGGCCCAAGCGCTGATCTACGCTGGGATGGCCGGGTCCAAGTTGGAGAGCATCCAGGAGAAGGTGAACGAGTATCTGAACCGAGTTCAGGCTCTACACAATGCTG TTCAGGCTCAGAGCAGCGACCCTCTGAAGTCCAAGCAGCAGGTCGACCTGGAGCGAGCCCACTTCCTGGTCACCCAGGCCTTCGAGGAGGACGAGAAGGGCAACGGGGACGAGGCCATTGAGCTGTACACTCAGGCTGTGGAGCTGTGCATCCAGACG TCTAATGACACGTCAGATCAGGGGCTGCAGAACAAACTGAAACAGCTGGCTCGTCAAGCCCTGGATCG GGCGGAGGGGCTGAAAGAGTCCCAGTCCAGAGCTGCCCAGGACAAACCAGGACCCTCGGGGGCCAAacctggtggtggagggggtccaGTCAGACAGTTCTTCCCCCTGGGCCCTGACTTCTCTCTCAGCGACCGACCCCAGCCCGTCAGAGCGGTCCAGTCCAGCGAGCCGCAGGGTCAGCGCTACACGGCCGAGGAGATCGAGGTGCTCCG GAGCACGTCTAAGATCAACGGCATCGCCTTCGTCCCGTTCATGAGCGTGGACCTGAAAGAGCGCTTCGCCTTCCCCGTTCCTTTCTC aGATAAAACAGGCAAGCTGGCCCTGTCCCCCAAGCAGAAAGCCATCTTCTCTCGCTGGGTCCGACCTGACGAGATCTGCAATAATCCAACCATGATCCTGTCGGTGTCCAGCTTTAGTATTAAACAG ACGGTGGTGTCGGACTGCTCGTTCGTGGCCTCGCTGGCGATCAGTGCCGCCTACGAGAGACGCTACAGCAAGAAGCTCATTACCAG CATCATCTTCCCCCAAAACAGGAAAGGAGAACCTGAGTATAACCCTTGTGGGAAATACATGGTGAAGCTTCACATCAACGGCGTGCCTAGGAAG GTGATCATAGACGACTTCCTGCCTGTAGACAGGAATGGCGAGCTGCTGTGCTCCTACTCCAGCAACAGGAACGAGCTGTGGGTGTCCCTCATAGAGAAGGCCTACATGAAGGTGATGGGAGGCTACGACTTCCCTGGCTCCAACTCC AACATCGATCTGCATGCGCTCACCGGCTGGATCCCAGAGCGCATCGCCATGCACTCGGACAATCAGTCCTTCAGCGAGAAAGACAGCTTCCGCATGTTGTACCAGAG GTTTCACCGTGGCGACGTCCTCGTCACCACGGCCACGGGAGTGATgactgaggaggagggcgaAAAGAGGGGTCTAGTGCCCACGCATGCC TATGCCGTCCTAGATATCCGGGAGCACAAG GGAATGCGGTTCCTCCAGCTGAAGAACCCCTGGAGCCACCTGAGGTGGAAGGGTCGCTTCAGCGAGCGCGACGAGAAAAACTGGACCCCGGAGCTCCTCAAGTACCTCAACTTTGACCCCAAAACGGCCCAGAAATTTGATAACG GTGTGCTCTGGATAACATGGCAGGACCTGTGTCAGTACTATGATGTCATCTATCTGAGCTGGAACCCCGCCCTCTTCAAAGAATCTTCCTGCATCCACAG TAGCTGGGATGGGAAGCAGGGCCCAGTAAAGGATGCCTACAGCCTGGCCAACAACCCCCAGTACAGACTGGAGGTGCAgtgtccagcagggggcgctgctGTCTGGGTGCTGCTCACCAGGCACATCACAGACAAG GATGACTTTGCACAAAACAAGGAGTTCATCACCTTAGTTGTTTACAAGACGGACGGCAAAAAGGTTTACTACCCAG CCGATCCCCCACCCTACATTGACGGCATCCGAATTAACAGCCCCCACTACCTGACCAAGATTAAACTGACCAGCGCgggcacacacaccttcacactggTGGTGTCTCAGTACGAGAAACAGAACACCATCAACTATACCCtgagg GTGTACTCCGGCTGCAAGTTCAGCTTCTCCAAGATCCCCACTCCCTTCACGCACACCAAGAGG aTTAATGGACAGTGGAAGGGGGCAAGTGCGGGGGGCTGTGGGAACTATAAGGACTcgtacacacacaaccccatcTACCAGCTGAACCTGGAGCGGCCCGGCCCCCTGCTCATAGAGCTAAGAGGCTCCAG GCAGTACAGTGTGGGCTTTGAGGTGCAGACGGTCTCCACCGTGGCGGAGGCGGGGCCAGGCGGCCTGCAGAAGAGGAGCAGCGGAGACTACag